TTTCCAGCGGCGGCGCGGCATTGTAAGATGTGCGGGCGCGACTAGGGCCGGGTGACGCCCGGCGATTGATGTGTTCGACGCCTGACCGGCCGGGCCGGGGGCGCCGTTCGTGGGCCCTGGAGAGGGGCCCCCAACGAGGAGACCGACATGATCGACAGCTTTGGAGCACGCTCCACCCTGCGCGTGGGCGAGCGTGAGTACGAGATCTTCCGCCTGGACGCGCTGGCCAAGGAGGGCATCGACGTGAGCCGCCTTCCGTACAGCCTGCGTATCCTGTTGGAGAACCTGCTGCGGCGCGAAGACGGCGTGACCGTCACCCGCGAGGACATCGAGGCTCTGGCGCGGTGGTCGCCCAAGGAAGCCTCCGAGCGGGAGATCGCCTACATGCCCGCCCGCGTCGTCCTCCAGGACTTCACCGGCGTTCCCTGCGTGGTGGACCTCGCCGCCATGCGCGACGCCATGGCCGACCTGGGCGGCGACCCGTCCAAGATCAACCCGCTGCAGCCGGTGGAGCTGGTCATCGACCACTCCGTGCAGGTCGACGCCTTCGGCACCGCCGCGGCCTTCGAGCAGAACGTGGAGCTGGACTACCAGCGCAACGCCGAGCGCTACGCCTTCCTGCGCTGGGGCCAGCAGGCGTTCGACAACTTCAAGGTCGTGCCGCCCAACACCGGCATCGTCCACCAGGTCAACCTCGAGTACCTCTCCCGCGTCGTCTTCACCAGCGACGAGAACCCCGCCGCGCCCAAGACCGACCTGCCGCAGGCGTTCCCGGACACCTGCGTGGGCACCGACTCGCACACGCCCATGGTCAACGGTCTCGGCATCCTGGCCTGGGGCGTCGGCGGCATCGAGGCCGAGGCGGCCATGCTGGGCCAGCCCATCTCCATGCTCATCCCCCAGGTCATCGGCTTCAAGCTGGAGGGCGAGCTGCCGGAGGGCGCGACGGCCACCGACCTGGTGCTGACCGTGACGGAGATGCTCCGGAAGAAGGGCGTCGTCGGCAAGTTCGTGGAGTTCTACGGCCCCGGCGTGAGCCGCCTGCCGCTGGCCGACCGCGCCACCATCGGCAACATGAGCCCGGAGTACGGCGCCACCTGCGCCATCTTCCCGCCCGACGAGGTCACGCTCCAGTACCTGCGCCTCACCGGCCGCCCGCAGGAGCGCATCGCCCTGGTCGAGGCGTACATGAAGGAGCAGGGGCTCTTCCACAGCGCCGACGCGCCCGAGCCCGTCTTCACCGACACGCTCGAGCTGGACCTGAACACCGTGGAGCCCAGCATCGCCGGGCCACGGCGCCCGCAGGACCGCATCAAGCTCTCCGAGGCGAAGAAGGCGTTCCGCAAGGCGCTGCCCGACCTTCTCCCGTCCAAGGGCGGCATGCCGTCGCAGAAGGACGCGGCGAACCGCACCGACGCCAGCGGCCCGGACGCCGTGGGCGTGTGGGGCGAGGGCTCGGCCGAGTCGCCCAGCGCGCAGAAGGTGATGATCGAGAACGCCGAGCAGTGCCTGGACCACGGCTCGGTCGTCATCGCCGCCATCACCAGCTGCACCAACACGTCCAACCCGTCGGTGATGCTGGCGGCCGGCCTGCTCGCCAAGAAGGCGGTGGAGCGCGGCCTCACCCGCAAGCCGTGGGTGAAGACGTCGCTCGCGCCGGGATCGAAGGTGGTGACCGAGTACTACCAGAAGGCGGATCTCCAGCAGTACCTGGACGCCCTGGGCTTCCAGACCGTCGGCTACGGCTGCACCACCTGCATCGGCAACTCCGGCCCGCTGCCGCAGGAGATCTCCGAGGCGATCCAGAAGGGCGGCCTGGTCGCCGCGTCGGTCCTCTCCGGCAACCGCAACTTCGAGGGCCGCATCAACTCCGACGTGCGGGCGAACTTCCTGATGTCGCCGCCGCTCGTGGTCGCCTTCGCCATCGCCGGCCGCATCGACATCGACCTGTACAACGAGCCGCTGGGCGAGGGCAAGGACGGGCGCTCGGTCTTCCTCAAGGACATCTGGCCCACGCAGGCCGAGATCGAGGAGACGGTGCGCAGCTCCATCGAGTCGGAGATGTACCGCCGCAGCTACGGCGCGGTCTTCGAGGGCGACGACCGCTGGAAGAGCATGGACATCCCCAGCGGCAGCCGCTTCACCTGGGCGGACTCGTCCACCTACGTGCGGCAGCCCACGTACTTCGAGGGCATGAGCAGGCAGGCGCGCGACACCGTGCCGGAGATCACCGGCGCGCGGGCCGTTGCGCTGCTGGGCGACAGCGTGACCACGGACCACATCTCCCCGGCAGGGAGCATCAAGAAGGACTCGCCCGCGGGGCGCTACCTGACCGAGCACGGCGTGGAGGCGCGCGACTTCAACTCGTACGGCTCGCGGCGCGGCAACCACGAGGTGATGGTGCGCGGCACCTTCGCCAACGTGCGCATCCGCAACCAGCTCGCGCCTGGCACCGAGGGCGGGTACACCACGTACTTCCCCGAGAACGAGATCACCACCATCTACGACGCGGCCATGCGCTACGTGGCCGACGGCACGCCGCTGGTGGTGCTGGCGGGCAAGGAGTACGGCTCCGGCTCCAGCCGCGACTGGGCGGCCAAGGGCCCGTACCTCCAGGGCATCAAGGCGGTGATCGCCGAGAGCTACGAGCGCATCCACCGCAGCAACCTGGTGGGGATGGGCATCCTGCCGCTCCAGTTCCTGCCCGGCGAGTCGGTGTCGTCGCTCGGCCTCCTTGGCCGCGAGACGTTCGACTTCCAGGGGCTGACGGCCGCCATCGCCACCGGCTTCGGCGCCGGGCGCGAGATCGCCGTCCGCGCCACGGGCGAGGACGGGAAGGTGACGGAGTTCCGCGCGCTGGTGCGCATCGACACGCCGCAGGAGATCCTGTACTACCGGCACGGCGGCATCCTCCAGTACGTGCTGCGCCAGCTGCTGGGCGGCAAGGAGGAGCCGGCCGCGCTCTCCGGCGAGGCGGGGCTTCCGCAGGCCGCAGTGGCCTCGGAGCACCACCACGACGGCACGGTGGAGAAGGGGTCGATCGATTCCTTCCCCGCCAGCGACCCGCCGGGGTACTGAGATCGGTCGAGCGGGTGGGGGGAGGGCGGAGGACGGCCCTCTCCCCCGCTCGTTCCTCGCTGCCCCCTCTCCCAAAACTGCCTGGGAGAGGGGGCGGTTTCGTCTCAGGCCGCGAGATGGGCGCGAGTTCGTGAGATGGGCGGGGGAGATCGGCGTCTCGGGCTCTTCTTTCGCGCTTCTGCTCCGCGGTTCGCGTGTTGCGTCGCCCCTTGTGGCGTCGTACGGAAAGCCGCACCTTGCGCGGCCATCTTCCACGATCTTCCCAAACCGTCTGGAGCTTCCCCATCTCCGCCGAAGGCATGCGCCTGGCGCCCGGCGCCGAGTTCGACCTGATCCGCAGGTTCGTGCCGCACCCCGCCGCGCCGGGCGAGCGGGGGGACGTGCGCGTGGGCCCCGGCGACGACTGCGCCGTGGTCGCGGGCGACGGGATCGC
This region of Longimicrobiaceae bacterium genomic DNA includes:
- the acnA gene encoding aconitate hydratase AcnA → MIDSFGARSTLRVGEREYEIFRLDALAKEGIDVSRLPYSLRILLENLLRREDGVTVTREDIEALARWSPKEASEREIAYMPARVVLQDFTGVPCVVDLAAMRDAMADLGGDPSKINPLQPVELVIDHSVQVDAFGTAAAFEQNVELDYQRNAERYAFLRWGQQAFDNFKVVPPNTGIVHQVNLEYLSRVVFTSDENPAAPKTDLPQAFPDTCVGTDSHTPMVNGLGILAWGVGGIEAEAAMLGQPISMLIPQVIGFKLEGELPEGATATDLVLTVTEMLRKKGVVGKFVEFYGPGVSRLPLADRATIGNMSPEYGATCAIFPPDEVTLQYLRLTGRPQERIALVEAYMKEQGLFHSADAPEPVFTDTLELDLNTVEPSIAGPRRPQDRIKLSEAKKAFRKALPDLLPSKGGMPSQKDAANRTDASGPDAVGVWGEGSAESPSAQKVMIENAEQCLDHGSVVIAAITSCTNTSNPSVMLAAGLLAKKAVERGLTRKPWVKTSLAPGSKVVTEYYQKADLQQYLDALGFQTVGYGCTTCIGNSGPLPQEISEAIQKGGLVAASVLSGNRNFEGRINSDVRANFLMSPPLVVAFAIAGRIDIDLYNEPLGEGKDGRSVFLKDIWPTQAEIEETVRSSIESEMYRRSYGAVFEGDDRWKSMDIPSGSRFTWADSSTYVRQPTYFEGMSRQARDTVPEITGARAVALLGDSVTTDHISPAGSIKKDSPAGRYLTEHGVEARDFNSYGSRRGNHEVMVRGTFANVRIRNQLAPGTEGGYTTYFPENEITTIYDAAMRYVADGTPLVVLAGKEYGSGSSRDWAAKGPYLQGIKAVIAESYERIHRSNLVGMGILPLQFLPGESVSSLGLLGRETFDFQGLTAAIATGFGAGREIAVRATGEDGKVTEFRALVRIDTPQEILYYRHGGILQYVLRQLLGGKEEPAALSGEAGLPQAAVASEHHHDGTVEKGSIDSFPASDPPGY